From Vigna unguiculata cultivar IT97K-499-35 chromosome 5, ASM411807v1, whole genome shotgun sequence, the proteins below share one genomic window:
- the LOC114183272 gene encoding uncharacterized protein LOC114183272 isoform X3, whose translation MKQKKINSIWRPVVTKASASEDTGKVQEMGCGTSTTISNDNVMKVAAEAIDEMDESATSSSQLQDNIENRLLQGDSSVSSKKHSISVQVGASLFPFIKGRWGSTQKRIEEEMGVKIIIPSSKEEDFISIEGISIDSVNSASERIQAIIDETVNSRNLDYSHFISLPLAIHPELVNKLINFQHSILGTVSLKNEGTDPDSNEEGGTTDTKGVDHMPKENAGVAVEHKVDDKSESVKVNLTDIPLVSYTPKAFKSSASSVAGLGIDKSIFINPKTFHLTVLMLKLWNKERVKTAFQVLQNISSKVMETLDNRPLSIRLKGLECMKGSLDKARVLYAPVEEIGSEGRLLRACQVIIDAYIEAGLVLESDAKHKLKLHATVMNVRHRKSDTWKSKTLRRKFDSFDARGIFKQYGSEDWGQYLIHEAHLSQRFSFDENGYYHCCASIPFP comes from the exons ATACCGGCAAAGTTCAGGAAATGGGTTGTGGCACATCTACCACTATTTCAAATGATAATGTCATGAAGGTAGCTGCTGAAGCTATAGATGAAATGGATGAATCAGCTACTAGTTCAAGCCAGTTGCAGGATAATATTGAAAACAGATTGCTGCAAGGAGATTCATCTGTCTCCTCTAAAAAGCATTCAATTTCTGTGCAG GTTGGTGCTTCTCTATTTCCTTTTATCAAAGGAAGATG GGGATCCACACAGAAAAGGATAGAAGAGGAGATGGgggttaaaataataatacctAGTTCAAAAGAAGAGGATTTCATTT CCATTGAAGGCATTTCAATCGACAGTGTGAATTCAGCTTCAGAGAGGATACAGGCTATAATTGATGAG ACTGTTAATAGTCGAAATCTTGATTATTCACACTTCATATCCCTTCCACTGGCAATTCATCCTGAGTTAGTTAATAAACTCATCAATTTTCAACACTCAATTTTGGGAACTGTTTCTCTCAAGAATGAGGGCACTGATCCTGATTCCAATGAAGAGGGGGGTACAACTGACACCAAAGGTGTGGATCATATGCCAAAGGAAAATGCTGGTGTTGCAGTTGAACATAAAGTTGATGATAAGAGTGAATCAGTTAAAGTTAATCTCACTGACATACCCCTTGTCAGTTACACACCTAAAGCATTCAAGTCTTCTGCTTCATCTG TTGCAGGTCTGGGTATTGACAAATCTATATTCATCAACCCTAAAACATTTCACCTTACAGTACTCATGCTTAAGCTATGGAACAAAGAACGAGTCAAGACAGCATTTCAGGTCCTGCAG AATATCTCCTCGAAAGTTATGGAAACCTTGGATAATCGGCCACTCTCTATAAGATTGAAGGGACTG GAATGCATGAAAGGTTCTTTGGACAAAGCCCGTGTTCTATATGCTCCTGTGGAAGAAATTGGCAGTGAAGGCCGTCTTTTACGTGCTTGTC AAGTCATTATTGATGCGTATATTGAAGCTGGACTCGTCTTAGAGAGTGATGCTAAACATAAACTGAAG CTACACGCCACTGTGATGAACGTAAGGCATAGGAAAAG TGATACGTGGAAAAGTAAGACGTTGAGAAGAAAATTTGATTCTTTTGATGCACGAGGCATATTCAAGCAGTATGGATCAGAGGACTGGGGGCAGTATCTTATTCATGAAGCTCATCTTTCGCAGAGATTTTCTTTCGACGAAAATGGATACTATCATTGTTGTGCTTCCATTCCTTTTCCTTGA
- the LOC114183327 gene encoding aquaporin TIP2-1: MAGIAFGRFDDSFSFASIKAYIAEFISTLLFVFAGVGSAIAYAKLTSDAALDPAGLVAVAICHGFALFVAVSVGANISGGHVNPAVTFGLALGGHITILTGLFYWIAQILGSIVACFLLKFVTGYSIPIHGVAAGVGAGEGVVTEIIITFGLVYTVYATAADPKKGSLGTIAPIAIGFIVGANILAAGPFSGGSMNPARSFGPAVVSGDFHGNWIYWVGPLVGGGLAGLIYTFAFIPTQHHAPLATDF, from the exons ATGGCTGGCATAGCATTCGGACGCTTCGATGATTCTTTCAGTTTTGCCTCCATCAAGGCCTACATTGCCGAGTTCATCTCAACCCTTCTCTTTGTTTTTGCTGGTGTTGGTTCAGCCATAGCCTATG CAAAGTTGACATCAGATGCAGCTCTTGATCCTGCTGGGTTGGTGGCTGTTGCCATTTGCCATGGTTTTGCTCTCTTCGTTGCTGTTTCCGTTGGAGCCAACATTTCCGGTGGCCATGTTAACCCTGCTGTGACCTTTGGGTTGGCTCTTGGGGGTCACATCACCATCCTCACTGGTCTCTTCTACTGGATTGCACAGATCCTTGGCTCCATAGTAGCATGCTTTCTCCTCAAGTTTGTCACTGGCTAT AGTATTCCTATCCACGGTGTTGCTGCGGGAGTTGGAGCCGGAGAAGGAGTTGTTACTGAGATTATCATCACATTTGGATTAGTGTACACTGTGTATGCCACAGCTGCAGACCCAAAGAAGGGTTCACTGGGTACGATTGCACCCATTGCCATAGGTTTCATCGTTGGTGCAAACATCTTAGCTGCAGGACCATTTTCTGGGGGATCCATGAACCCTGCACGTTCCTTTGGCCCTGCAGTTGTCAGTGGTGACTTTCATGGCAACTGGATCTACTGGGTTGGCCCTCTTGTTGGTGGTGGTTTGGCTGGTCTTATCTACACCTTTGCCTTCATTCCCACCCAGCACCATGCACCTCTCGCCACTGATTTTTGA
- the LOC114184176 gene encoding photosynthetic NDH subunit of subcomplex B 3, chloroplastic, with product MSLLQLRFTSQTLRPSSHNFRSNNKHLCSSKRVSFVRTKIRAVSTVPEKDSDSDTELELLDIDDPNKPPYVGFVFVSSVLLPDGTPDVHFRSACGGQKLRKTMMDSNVELYGPYARALLNCAGGGTCGTCMVEVLEGQELLNPRTDKEKKLLKKKPKNWRLACQTVVGEPDTRGAVVIQQLPEWKGHEWRYTKRGEPTWDSEEPL from the exons ATGTCACTCCTGCAACTCCGATTCACTTCTCAAACATTGCGTCCTTCTTCCCACAACTTCAGATCCAACAACAAACATCTTTGTTCCTCTAAGCGTGTTTCCTTTGTAAGAACCAAAATCAGAGCTGTTAGCACAGTCCCCGAGAAAGACTCGGACTCAGACACAGAGTTAGAGTTATTAGACATCGATGACCCCAACAAGCCACCTTATGTTGGCTTTGTATTTGTCAGT TCTGTGCTGCTGCCAGATGGAACACCAGACGTGCACTTTCGTTCTGCTTGTGGCGGCCAGAAGCTTAGGAAGACAATGATGGATTCCAACGTCGAGCTCTATGGACCCTAT GCCAGAGCTCTGTTAAATTGTGCAGGGGGTGGAACTTGTGGCACATGTATGGTGGAG GTTCTTGAAGGTCAAGAGCTTCTGAATCCTCGCACTGATAAAGAGAAAAAGTTACTGAAGAAG AAACCAAAGAACTGGAGATTAGCATGTCAAACAGTTGTTGGTGAACCAGATACCAGAGGAGCG GTTGTGATTCAACAGCTGCCAGAGTGGAAAGGGCATGAATGGAGATATACAAAGCGTGGAGAGCCCACCTGGGATTCAGAAGAGCCTCTGTGA
- the LOC114185451 gene encoding tRNase Z TRZ3, mitochondrial-like produces the protein MAQLSKFRNFLLLPRSSPSPFSLSKPSNVQFRSLLTVIASSKRHRTIPPLRRKSTTPKPMEVNESNFNKRRAEGRDSADGPRKNLQLKVRKLNPINTISYVQILGTGMDTQDTSPSVLLFFDNQRFIFNAGEGLQRFCTEHKIKLSKIDHIFLSRVCSETAGGLPGLLLTLAGMGEEGMSLNIWGPSDLKYLVDAMRSFIPSAAMVHTKSFGPIFNTDGSTVPRQSKLLDPIVLINDEVVKISAIILQPNFVEGLTTSESSSEKRMDHSPDTLDSSNGRKLPASKPGDVSVVYVCELPEIKGKFDPEKAKALGLKPGPKYRELQLGNSVKSDHQNIMVHPSDVLGPSVPGPIVLLVDCPTESHLEALLSEQSLASYCDQTDNLAQDSKIVNCVIHLTPASVVSCSNYKKWMNKFSSAQHIMAGHEKKNVEIPILKASARIATRLNYLCPQFFPALGYGSVPNNSSKFGSLALSECSYSDLSEVISAENLLKFTLRPYAHLGLDRSCIPTTVSSSEIIDNLLSEIPEVSEAANHVSQLWQECSQTKDDLTPVVDHKMMIEEPWLCTNSIPACLENIRRDDLEIVLLGTGSSQPSKYRNVSSIYINLFSKGGLLMDCGEGTLGQLKRRYGVTGADDAVRTLKCIWISHIHADHHTGLARILALRRDLLKGVPHEPVLVVGPRQLKRYLDAYQRLEDLDMLFLDCKHTTEASLDAFEDDCQGNSVNSQTLNNNNGDLIASKVDSTLFARGSRMQSCFKRPGSPVDKDVVSPILKKFKEIIHEAGLRALISFPVVHCPQAFGVVLKAEEKTNSVGKVIPGWKIVYSGDTRPCPELIEASRGATVLIHEATFEDAMVDEAIARNHSTTNEAIEMGQSANAYRTILTHFSQRYPKIPVFDETHMHRTCIAFDMMSINAADLSVLPKVLPYLKLLFRNEMSVDESDDVVEAVSSAS, from the exons ATGGCCCAACTTTCAAAGTTTCGGAACTTTCTTCTTCTCCCTCGTTCTTCTCCTTCTCCCTTTTCCCTCTCCAAACCCTCCAACGTCCAATTCCGTTCCCTCCTAACCGTTATCGCCTCCTCCAAACGACACCGTACCATCCCTCCTCTCCGCCGGAAAAGCACGACGCCCAAACCAATGGAAGTGAACGAATCCAACTTCAACAAGCGAAGGGCCGAGGGCAGAGACAGTGCCGACGGCCCCAGGAAGAACCTCCAACTCAAAGTTCGCAAGCTCAACCCAATCAATACCATCTCATATGTTCAG ATATTGGGAACTGGAATGGATACTCAGGATACGTCTCCTTCAGTCCTGCTTTTCTTTGACAATCAAAGGTTTATATTCAATGCTGGAGAG GGATTGCAAAGGTTTTGCACAGAGCATAAGATTAAGTTATCAAAG ATAGATCACATATTTCTTTCTCGCGTCTGTTCTGAGACTGCCGGTGGCCTTCCAG GTTTACTGCTTACTTTGGCGGGCATGGGAGAAGAAGGGATGTCT CTTAATATATGGGGGCCGTCTGACCTTAAGTATTTAGTAGATGCCATGAGATCTTTTATTCCCAGTGCTGCCATGGTTCACACAAAGAGCTTTGGGCCTATCTTCAACACCGATGGATCCACTGTGCCACGTCAAAGCAAGCTTTTGGACCCCATTGTTCTTATTAATGATGAGGTGGTCAAAATATCAGCCATAATCCTTCAACCAAATTTCGTTGAAGGTCTGACAACTTCTGAAAGCTCTTCAGAAAAGAGGATGGACCATAGTCCAGATACCCTTGATTCCTCCAATGGCAGAAAATTACCTGCTTCAAAACCTGGTGATGTGTCTGTAGTATACGTTTGTGAACTTCCTGAAATCAAGGGAAAATTTGATCCAGAGAAAGCTAAGGCTCTTGGGCTTAAACCTGGGCCCAAGTATCGGGAACTGCAACTTGGAAACTCGGTGAAATCTGATCACCAGAATATCATG GTTCATCCAAGTGATGTCCTGGGTCCTTCTGTTCCTGGTCCCATAGTACTTCTTGTCGATTGCCCAACAGAATCCCATTTGGAAGCATTATTGTCTGAACAATCACTTGCTAGTTATTGTGATCAAACAGACAACCTAGCACAAGATAGTAAGATTGTCAATTGTGTAATTCATCTAACTCCTGCATCTGTTGTGAGTTGttcaaattacaaaaaatgGATGAACAAATTCAGTTCTGCACAACATATCATGGCTGGACATGAAAA AAAGAATGTAGAGATTCCTATTTTGAAAGCTAGTGCAAGAATTGCAACACGACTTAATTACTTGTGTCCTCAGTTCTTTCCAGCTCTAGGATATGGGTCCGTTCCTAATAATAGCTCAAAATTCGGTTCTCTTGCTTTAAGTGAG TGTTCTTATTCAGATCTTTCTGAAGTAATTTCTGCTGAAAATCTTCTTAAG TTTACTTTGCGTCCGTATGCTCATCTTGGGTTGGATAGATCTTGTATTCCTACTACGGTGTCTTCCTCAGAAATCATTGATAATTTACTGTCAGAGATTCCAGAGGTTTCAGAAGCAGCGAATCATGTAAGTCAGCTCTGGCAAGAATGTAGTCAGACAAAGGACGACTTAACTCCTGTGGTGGATCATAAGATGATGATTGAAGAACCATGGCTATGTACAAATAGTATTCCTGCTTGTCTGGAAAATATAAGGAGAGATGACTTGGAGATAGTTCTTCTAGGAACCGGTTCATCCCAGCCATCAAAATACCGAAATGTTAGctcaatatatataaatctttttTCAAAAGGAGGTTTGCTCATGGATTGCGGTGAAGGAACCTTGGGACAACTTAAAAGAAG ATATGGTGTTACTGGTGCTGATGACGCTGTGAGAACTTTAAAGTGTATTTGGATTTCACATATTCATGCTGATCACCATACAGGCTTGGCTAGGATTCTTGCTCTGCGCCGTGATTTGCTGAAGGGCGTACCTCATGAACCAGTACTTGTTGTTGGACCTAGACAGCTTAAGAGATATTTAGATGCATACCAAAGACTTGAAGATTTAGATATGCTGTTTCTTGACTGCAAGCACACTACAGAAGCTTCATTAGATGCTTTTGAGGATGATTGCCAAGGAAATTCAGTTAATTCTCAGACTCTGAACAACAACAATGGGGACCTTATTGCATCaaaagttgattcaactttGTTTGCTAGAGGATCCCGTATGCAAAGCTGTTTTAAAAGACCAGGTAGTCCTGTTGACAAAGATGTAGTTTCTCCTATCCTAAAGAAATTTAAGGAGATAATCCATGAAGCTGGTCTGAGGGCCTTGATTAGTTTCCCCGTTGTGCATTGCCCTCAGGCATTTGGTGTTGTTTTAAAAGCAGAAGAAAAGACTAATAGTGTTGGAAAAGTGATACCTGGCTGGAAGATTGTATATTCTGGTGACACGAGGCCCTGCCCAGAGCTAATAGAAGCATCTCGTGGTGCAACAGTTCTTATACACGAG GCAACTTTTGAGGATGCTATGGTAGATGAGGCTATAGCAAGAAATCACAGCACCACAAACGAAGCCATAGAAATGGGACAGTCTGCTAATGCATATCGAACCATACTGACTCATTTCAGCCAAAGATATCCCAAAATTCCAGTGTTCGATGAAACACACATGCATAGAACATGTATTGCATTTGACATGATGAGTATCAATGCAGCTGATTTGTCCGTGCTTCCCAAGGTTCTTCCATATTTGAAATTGCTTTTCAGAAATGAAATGTCGGTTGACGAGTCAGATGATGTAGTTGAAGCTGTGAGTTCAGCTTCTTGA